The following is a genomic window from Candidatus Vondammii sp. HM_W22.
GAAGTTATTGGCCAGCTCTCTGACTTCTCGATCAATGGTCACCAGGTCGCTCGTTTTTTAACTCAGGTGATTGAGCTAAGGAGCGCTCCGGATCAAATAATCTGCGACAACGGTACTGAGTTTACTAGCAAGGCGATGTTCCACTGGCAAAAAGAAAGTGGCGTTAAGCTAGGTTTTATTCGGCCAGGTAAGCCTACTCAGAATGCGTTTGTAGAAAGCTTAAACGGTAAATTCAGAAATGAATGCTTAAATCAGCATTGGTTCAGGTCCATTGATGACGCTAGACATGAAATTGATCAATGGCGAGAGCACTACAATCACGTGCGGCCTCATAGCGCATTAAATTATTTTTCACCTGTGGCCTTTGTGAATAGGGCCGCTTAGAATGAATTATCTCATCCAAGTCTTGGTATTAAGATGGAGGGAAGGTCAATCCCTAGGCAACAGACATTTAGATATCTACGAAAGGGTATGGATAGTCGCCCCTGAATTATTCATAACAACATAATAAATATGAACTAATAATCTATTTATGAAAATAGTCTGCAAGAAAGCCCCCCTCATCATCAAAACCTTGCAAACATGAAACCACAAAAACCGGATAACAATGCTGATTTATTCCGTTCGAAACTTTCTCAGGTCTTAAACCTCGGACACCCATTGGTGCGGTTATCCGAGAAGATGAACGGGGGAAAACTTGAGGCTGACATTGATATCATTTACAACGAAGGTGCTGGCCAGCCTCCGTTCAAGAGAAGGCCATCACCTTTCCAACAGATGCAAAGACAGATGGCTCGTTGGCGCATAGCGTTTGACGTTGACGGGTAGCCCTTATGATGGGCATACGCTCTTGGCGGCCGCTTGAACAAGCGGAGAGTTTGAGCAACCGAAAGCTCAAGAATGCATATTGCGCATTAGGTCTACTCTGGGCCCGCGTAGGCGATGAAATTAACGTTAAGATCTGTGGCAGGCTCCCTAAGAGGGCGGCTCGATCAACCCGAAAATGGATAAAGAGGGTGTCCTGAATTCTGTGTAACTGCCTATCATTAAACCCAGACAAGGGTGAGGATAAGCACTACGAACAAGAAAGAACTACAGGCGATCGCTCATGCGGCCGCTAAAAATATCAAGACGGAAGACGACCACAAAGACTTTCAGCAGATGCTAACCAAGATTACGACCGAAGCGGCACTGAATGCTAAGTTAGATGATCATCTTGGCTTTGAAAGGCACGAGCAGTCCGAAGCTGACAATAACCGCAACGGCTATGCCAGTAAGACTATCCGAACGGAATCTGGCCAGTTCGAGCTCGATACACCACGCGACAGAGCTGGGAGTTTCGAGCCCAAGCTCGTTAAAAAACACCAGCGTCGATTTACTTCCATGGACGACAGGATTATTTTCTTGTATGCCCAGGGCATGACAACACGAGAAATCGTCACGACCGTTAAAGAAATGTACGGTGCTGATGTCTCCGCCACCTTGATTTCCAAAGTGACTGACGCTGTTATTGAACAAGTGATTGAATGGCCATCGAGTCAATGAACGGCGTGGTTCGCAAGGCAATTAAAAAACGGAAGCTATTTCCGACCGACGACTCGTCAATGAAAGTGGTGTACCTGGCGGTGCAGCAAGCATCAAAAAAATGGACCATGCCGGTTCACAATTGGAAACCAGCACTGAATAGTCGACCCTGAAATATTCATAACGCAATAATTTATATAAAATAAGCATCTAAATTTGATAAAATAAACGTCCATGAAAGGGGTAAAAGCAGAGAAAAACTGGACGAAATAGAGGTGGATAATTGAGCAAACCCAAGACAGCCAATCCCAACCAGCAAAGTTTCCTGCACCAGAACTTACTGGATCAGCTGAACCCCAAGCATCCACTTTTGCTACTGGCCAGACAGATAGACTGGTCATATTTTGATGCTGAATTTGCCCCGCTTTATTCTCATCGTGGAAAGCCCTCAAAACCCATCCGCCTAATGGTGGGTCTCTCGATACTCAAGCATCTGGAAGACCTCAGTGACGAGGTTCTGATTCAACGCTGGATACAAAATCCCTACTACCAGAGTTTTACGGGTGAGATCGAATTCCAATGGCAACTTCCTTGTGACCCCTCCGACCTGACTTACTTCAGAAAGCGTATTGGCAACGAAGGTTTTGAAAAGGTCCTGGCTGCCTCTATCGCCTTACATCAAGAAAAGGCGATCGAAGATGAAATGTGTATCGACACTACCGTACAAGAGAAAAACATTACCTTTCCAACTGATGCAAAGCAGTACCGAAAGATACACGGGCAGTTACTCAAGATGGCCCGAGCAGAAGGTATCGTGCTCAGTCGAAGCCATGAGAAGGAAGTAAAAATTCTCAAGCTCCCCACCCGATTTGCCACACATCCGAGGAATCGTAAAAAGGCACGTAAGGCCGTCAAGCGATTAAAGACCATCAGCGGCCGATTACTGCGTGAAATACAGCGTAAGATGACCGGAGAACAACAGAAATTCTATGCAGAAAAGTTCGCCCTGTACCAGCGCATGCTGAATCAGAAGCGTGCTGATAAAAATAAGTTGTACAGCCTACATGAACCTCATATTTACTGTATGAGCAAAGGCAAGGCCCAGCAGCGTTATGAGTTTGGCACCAAGGCATCAATCACCACCACAAGGGACGCGGGCATTGTGATTGGTGCCCTGGCTTTTGAGAAGAATGTATTTGATGGTCACACCGTACCTGAGGTCTTGGCACAGGTGAAACGTCTCATCAATCGAGTACCCAAAGTGGGTATTGCTGATCGAGGTTATCGGAGCAAATCAAAGGTTAATGACACCCAGATAGTAACGCCAAAGCCTGCCAGGAAGAATACCTCAGGAGAAGCCATGGCATTAGCCAGAAAACGTTTCAGAAGACGAGCTGGCATTGAGCCTGTGGTCACTTAAAGAGTGACCATAGGCTAAAAAGGAACTTTCTTAAAGGCTTTGCCGGGGATCAGATTAACTTGCTTATGGCGGCGGCTGCCTTCAACTTCAGAAAATGGATGAGGGAGGTTATTTTTGTGCTGAAAAATATCATGTCCATACTGTTGTTCCTGTTTGCAAAACAGAAACAACAGTATTATTAAGTGCCTGGAATGAATATTTCAGGGTCGACTAGGTAATGTTGGAGGAAAATCTTTGCAGTCCATCCTCTGTGATGATGCCATGCAGTGGTATATCCCATTGCCTTCTTTCCAGGCAAGATACTCTTTGACACTCATGAGCAAGCCCTATGAGTGTTGGCTTACGCCAATGGTTTCGTTGTTTGAGGTAAGAGAGTGTGCGGTCATAGTAGCTGCCGCCCATACCCTGACGGCTGCCGCTGTTGTCAAAGGCGACTAGAGGTAACAGCACTATATCCAATCCCCATACAGGAGTGGGTTTGTGCTTTCTGATATCAGGTTCAGGTATACCGAACCTGTTTTTAATCAGCCGCTCTCTCGGGTGAAATTCTGAGAATAGTAGAGAGTTTGAAGTGCCTGGACGAAGTACCGGCAGATAGATTATTTTACCGTTTGTTCTGGCACGTTGAAGCAGCGGCTCGGGGTTCAGTTCTCCATCAGTTGCCAGATAGAGAGCAATCCGTTTGCAGCGTAGGAACAGGGATGAACAGATAAAATGCTTGGCGACGGCTTCGCTGTGGCTTTTTTTTTCATAGTCCGTGAGTTGGCGGCGCAGGAGACGTTTTTGCTTGCGTATTTCAGCTGGGGTCTGCATGGTATTGGATGTAAATAGACACTCCCCACCTGTGCCGTAGTCTGCCATCGTTCTTGAACCAGTAGGTTCAAGGTCGGGAGCAACCGGGGCACCTTAGGTCTCCCGCTCAAGGCGGACACGCACACAGCGCACCCGTTATGCCCCCTAGATATCAATTAGGCTCAAGAAAACACCCGGCTAACTTACGAACGCCGCAGGGAGTGTCTGCACTAGGCTAGCGCCAATTGACTCAAAATTCCAGCTGATTCTCTTGATGCAGCGCAACTTCAATCTTATCTTGCATGTTGCGCAAGCGCAGGCTGACCGTTTTCGAAGAGTCTCCTTTGCTGTTTTTGTGCTCCAGCAGCGCGTGGGCTATGTTCAGCGCGGCCATCACGGCAATACGGTCAGTACCGATGATTTTCCTGCCTGATCGGATTTCCCGCATTTTTTCATCGAGAAATTGCGCAGAAGAGAGCAGGCTCTGCTCTTCCTCTCTGGGGCAGACTACACGGTACTCCTTTTCCAGAATATGTACGGTGACGGGGATGCTGTCCTGAGTCACGGGTGTGTTTCCATGGATTTAAGCCGGGTGATCATTGCCTCAACACGGCTTTTTGCCAGCTCGGTTTTTTCAATCAGTTTAGCTCTTTCGGCAATAAGATCATCCTGTTTTCCCCGGAGATTCCTGTTCTCTTCTGTTATCCGGGTTAGGTTGCGGATGAGCTCATCCACGCGAACTTCGAGGCGCCGGAGGTCCAGCTCTGTTCCAGTATTTTGATCTTCCACTCTCATAGTGCTCAATATAGGGGGCTAAGCCCAACGGGTCAACGGTATCTATCACGTATCTAATCCCATTCTCGGTTATTATGATTCGTTGAGACCCTCTTTGGATATATGAATGATGTCTGATATTCCCTTGAATTACGAGCTTGTGGCGCGGCAACTGGCCTCGGCAGATGTTGAGCTCAGCGGTGCAGAGGTGCATGGCATGCTCTGTGGGCTACTCTGCTCAGGGCGCGAAGATGCCCATGTGTGTTGGTCTGGAGAGCTGTTATCAGGCCAGGATGATGGGGACCTCCTGCTGACGGAGTGTCGTAATACATTGGATCAGATGTATCGTGAAACCTCTTCTGCCATTAATGGGCCCGGTCTGGGGTTTACCGTTTTTCTGCCGGATGATGAAACGCCGGTACAACAACGGGGAGAGGCCGTGAGCGATTGGTGCCAGGGGTTTTTGTTTGGTGTCGGCCTGAGTGGCATCGATCCTGAGGCGCAATTATCCGCGGCGACCCGGGAAGCATTGGGCGATTTTTCCGAAATCAGCCGCCTAGATGTCGCTGCTTTCGGAGAGAATGACGAAGAGGACGATGCGTTGATAGAGATAACAGAATTTCTGTGGGTTGCCGCCACGCTAGTGCATAGCGATCTTGTCAATGGTCCAACGGAGCGCTCATGACTGTTGCTGAGTATAAACGCCGCCGCCATCAGCTGATGCGTATGATGGGGTCAGGCAGTATTGCGATTCTCCCCTCTGGACCCGTGGCACGGAGAAACCGGGATGTGGATTATCCCTATCGACCAGACAGTGATTTCCACTATATGACGGGATTCCCTGAGCCTGACGCGGTCGCTGTGCTTATTCCCGGGCGCAGTCACGCAGCATATGTTCTTTTTTGCAGAGAACGGAATCCGGAAAAAGAGGTGTGGAATGGAGCCCGGGCGGGCCAGGATGGCGCCCGCGAAACCTATGCTGCCGATGACTCCTTCCCCATTGGGGATCTGGATGACATATTGCCGCGCATGCTTGAGCAGTGTGAACGGGTCTATTATGCCATGGGCTGTAATCCTGAACTGGATAAACGGATGTCGGAGTGGATTAAGGATATTCGCACCAAACCCAGAATGGAGGTTCAGGGACCTCTGGAATTTATCGCTCTGGACCACTATCTTCACGACATGAGGCTCTACAAGAGCCGGTCCGAAATTAAGGCCATGCGCACGGCTGCAAAGATTTCGTCAAAAGCACATAAACGAGCCATGAAATTTTGCCGTCCGGGTGTGAAAGAGTGGCAGGTCGAGGCTGAGATTGTCCACGAATGCGCCCGGGCAGGTGCCCGTGATCAAGCCTATCCTCCCATTGTCGGTGGCGGATCAAATGCTTGTATATTGCACTATATCGAAAACAGTGATGAGTTGAAGGATGGCGACCTGCTACTCATCGATGCCGGTTGCGAGTATACGTGTTATGCATCGGATATCACGCGCACTTTCCCGGTGAATGGCAAATTTACTCCTGCCCAGAAGGCTCTTTATGAATTGGTGCTGAAAGCTCAGCAGGCCGCCATTGAGAAGGTACAGCCGGGAAGTCACTGGAATGATCCCCACGATGCGGCGGTGAAAGTGATTACCAAAGGTTTGGCTGAACTCGGCATTCTGAAGGGGCGTGCATCGACGCTGATAAGAAATGAACATTATAAACAATTTTATAAGCACCGTACCGGCCATTGGCTGGGTATGGATGTTCATGATGTGGGCGACTATAAAATAGATGGCCAATGGAGGCTGCTGGAACCGGGTATGGCATTGACCATCGAGCCCGGTCTCTATATTCCAGCCGGTACCAAAGGCGTTGCCAAGAAGTGGTGGGACATTGGTATCAGGATTGAAGATGATCTGGTGGTAACAAAAGATGGTCACGATATCCTCTCCAAGGATGCGCCAAAAAAAGTAGAGGAGATCGAGGCCTTGATGGCAGGATGATAGAAAAGGGACGCTTTGTATTTGTCAGCTGGATATCTGGCGAGAGCTATGAAAACCAATTTTGATGTCATAATTATCGGCGGAGGTATGGTAGGTGCGAGCCTGGCCCGCGCCTTGGCGGCCACCAATCTGCGCATTGCGATAATCGAAGCGGCTTCTCTCTATTCCACCCGGCAGCCGAGTTATGACGATCGTGCTATTGCCCTTGCATACGGAACACTCCTTATCCTCGAAGGCATTGGGGTATGGCCTGAACTGGAGCCGGACGCCGAACCCATACGCCATATTCATATCTCTGATCGTGGGCGCTTTGGCTTTACCCGCCTGGATCACCAAGAGCAGGGTGTTGCCGCATTGGGTTATGTGGCCACCGGCCATGCGCTTGGGCAGGTGCTTTTAAAGGGGTTGGGTCAACTGTCGAACCTGATGCTTTTCTGCCCTGCTTCGCTGAACTCTTTTGATCTCTCTGCCGACGGTGTCGAGGTGCGGATCTCTCTGGAAGAGGGCGAGCAGATACTGCAGGGCAAGTTATTGGTTGCGGCAGATGGCGTTAACTCACTGGTGCGCGAGCAGCTTGATATCAGCATCAAGGAGTGGGGATATGGTCAGACTGCCGTGATCAGTAATCTCACCCCTGGTATCGAACCGGAAGGTGTCGCTTTTGAGCGTTTCACCGATGCGGGACCTATGGCGTTGCTGCCATTGACTGGTGGGCGCTATGGCTTGGTCTGGACCCTGGACGATGCTGATCTGGATGCGGTGATGGGGTTGGATGAAGCGGCGTTCCTGGAACGAGTGCAGGGGCGTTTCGGTTATCGCCTCGGGCAGTTTCAAAAGGCGGGAAAGCGCTCCTGTTATCCGCTGAAGCTGGTTCGTGCTTCTGAACATATACGCCAGCGTGTCGCCCTCATTGGTAATGCAGCTCATGCTGTCCATCCGATTACCGGGCAGGGTTTTAATCTGGGTATCCGGGATGTTGCCGTACTTGCCGACGTGTTGGTCGATGCCGCTAAGCGCGGGCAGGATATAGGATCATTACCGGTATTGGAGCGCTATGCCGATTGGCGTAAGCACGACCAGGAGGCGGTGGCTCTGATGACGGACAGTCTGGTGCGGATTTTTACCAATCCACTATTGCCTGTCAGAATGATCCGCAATCTCTCAATGTTGGCGCTGGATCTGATGCCGGGGCCGAAGCGGTTCCTGACGCGCCAGTTTATGGGGCTGAACGGCCGACTGCCAAAACTCTCAAGGGGGCGCTCTCTTGTCTGAATCTGAAACGGAGATCATCACCTGTGATCTGGCTATCGCCGGTGGCGGTATGGTGGGTTGTGCGCTTGGCTGTGCGCTGGCTGAACAGGGCTTTCGGGTTGCTGTTATTGAGCTTAACGAACCAAAAAAAGACTGGCCGGTGGATGAGGTAGACCTGAGGGTCTCTGCCCTGACCCGGGCTTCACAGCATATTCTTGAGAACCTGGGCGTATGGGAACACATGAAACGAATGCGGGTCAGCCCCTACCAGGAGATGAGAGTCAGGGATGCCGGTGGTCAGGGAAGTATCCATTTTGATGCCGCGTCCATCGGTGAGCCGGACCTGGGGCATATCGTTGAAAACCGGGTTACCCAACTCGCTCTCTGGGAACGGCTGGATGAAATAGATGGGGTGACCCGTATCTGTCCCGATTCAATTGAGCAGATAACGTTGGGGGATAAGCCTCATTATCTGGAATTAAAAAGTGGGAAACAGCTCCGGTTTGACCTGCTGATTGGCGCTGAAGGCGCTACCTCTCCGGTGCGTGAAATGGCCGGTATCACCTCCAGTGGTTGGGCCTATGATCAACACGCCATCGTGGCTACTGCCTGGCCTGAACAGCATCACGGTGATGTGGCCCGGCAACGCTTCATGGCCGACGGCCCTCTGGCCTTCCTGCCGATAGATGATGGACGTTGCTCCATCGTCTGGTCCACTTCGCCCGCTGAAGCGGACCGGCTCATGGCCCTGGATGATGACCATTTTTGCCAGGAGTTGGCTGCGGCTGGAGAGTATATGCTCGGCCGGATTACCCGGGTAGGTCCCCGTGGTGCTTTTCCCCTGCGCCTGAGAAATGCCGACCACTATGTGTTGCCGGGTCTGGCGCTGATCGGTGATGCGGCACACGGCATTCATCCCCTGGCTGGTCAGGGAGTGAATCTTGGTTTAATGGATGCAGCGACTCTGGTGGATGTGCTGGTGGCGGCGCGGGCAGCAGGACACGCCATTGGCTCCATGGCCACACTGCGCCGTTATGAGCGGGCACGCAGAGGTGCCACCATCGGTATGCTGGGGGCCATGGATTTTTTCAAGCGCCTGTTCAGCAATGAAAATCCCCCGTTGACCCTGTTGCGTAACCTCGGTCTGAATCTGGCGGACGCATCCGGCCCGGTAAAACATCTGATGATAAGGCGTGCCATGGGGCTGGTGGGTGAACTTCCCTCCCTGACGATGAAAAAGTTCTAGGAGGCTGATGTAACCGGGTCGTAAGGGTTGCGGCCACTGAAACCTTGTGTTGGCAACCGGGCCAGCTAGCTGTATATTCAGCCATTCAATCCAAATCCCTGTGGGAGAGGCCGGCTCAACGCCGGCGCCGAAGGCGCAAACCGTCTGGAATCGCTCAGGCAGAAAGACCGCGGGGGAGGGGGATTCAATTTCCTGGATTGACTCTGGAGAGTGGCCGTAAGGCCCACCGACGGGGCTGGGGCTGGTTTTACTGGCTTCAAACTCTCAGGTTTTGGACAGAGGGGCGGCGCAAGGGATGGACTCTTGCGCCGCCTTTTTGTTTATTGGAGAGAGATCCTGATGAGAAACAGAACTGTTCTTTTTGATGTTCATAACGAAATGGGCGCACGTATCGTTCCATTTGGCGGCTGGGATATGCCACTGCACTACGGCTCCCAGATGAAGGAGCATCACGCAGTCCGTCGCGATGCCGGGATGTTCGATGTTTGCCACATGACCGTGGTCGATCTTACCGGTCCCCGTGTTCGCGACTTCTTACGCTATCTGCTGGCTAATGACGTGGCCCGCCTGAAAGATTCCGGCAAGGCGCTTTATAGCTCCATGCTGACGGAAGAGGGCGGGGTTATCGATGACCTGATCGTCTATTACATGAACGACGAATGGTTCCGTATGGTGGTCAATGCCGGCACAACGGAAAAAGACCTAGCTTGGCTGAGACGTCAGTCACCGACATTCGATGTGGTGGCGAATCCTCGCTTTGATCTCGCGGTGATTGCCGTTCAGGGGCCTGAGGCTAGTGAAAAGGTGCTGCCGCTATTGCCCCAAACTCTACGTGATGACGCAGCTCAGCTGAAACCGTTCCATGCCGCTGAGGGTGGAGAGTGGTTTGTGGGTCGTACCGGTTATACGGGTGAAGATGGCTTTGAGGTGGTACTGCCTGAAGCCGAGGCAGTGGCCTTCTGGAAGGCGCTGGCAGAGGCCGGTGTTGCACCCTGCGGGCTGGGTGCACGGGATACCCTGCGACTGGAAGCGGGGATGAATCTGTACGGCTCTGATATGGATGAATCGATTTCGCCACTGGAGGCGGGGCTTAACTGGACTATCGCCTGGGAACCGGCAGACCGTGACTTTATCGGCCGTTCGGCAATTGAGCCAAAAAGAGGTAATCCTGACAACCGTCGTTTTGTCGGGTTGGTTTTGACCGGCCGGGGCGTGCTGCGGAACCACCAGAAACTTTTTTCCGGCGACGATGAGATTGGTGAAATTACCTCTGGCGGGTTTTCTCCTACACTGGAAAAGTCGATAGCCTTGGCGCGGGTGCGGGCGGATATCGGAGCGAGTTGCGATGTTGAGATCCGAGGCAAGCGGATACCTGCAAGAGTGGTCAAGCCGCCATTTGCACGGAAGGGTAACTCCTGCATTGAGAATTAACAGCTAAATTCAAACAACGCTGATTCAGCGTCTTGAGGGGAATATTGATGAGTAATGTACCGAGTGATTTGAAATATACCAAGAGCCATGAATGGATCAGGGATGAGGGCGATGGCACCGTCACTGTGGGTATCACTGAGCATGCCCAGGAGCTGCTGGGTGATCTGGTATTTGTTGAACTCCCTGAAGTGGGCGCCAGTGTCGATGCCGGCAATGAGTGTGCGGTGGTCGAGTCAGTGAAAGCCGCTTCTGACGTCTATAGCCCGGTAACCGGTGAAGTGGTTGCGACCAATGAAGCGTTGGCCGATGCTCCCGAAACAATCAATCAGGATGCCTTTGGCAATGGCTGGTTGTACAAGGTGAAACTGGATGATGTGGCTCAATTGAGCGACCTGTTGGATGCCGATGGCTACCTTGCAGTGATGGAATCAGAAGAGCACTAATCAGCATGCCATTTATCCCACATACTGAAGAAGAGGTTCGAGAGATGCTAGAGGCCATTGGCGCTTCAAGCATCGATGAGCTGTTTGATGAAGTACCACCGAGCCTGCTATGCGATGAGCTGACGTCGATTCCGCCCGCCCTTTCAGAGATGGAGATTGGGCAGGTTATGAGTCACCGGGCGAGAAAAGATGGCCAGGCCGCCTGTTTTATCGGCGCAGGGGCTTATGACCATCATATCCCGGCGGCCGTCTGGGAGATTGCAACCCGCGGCGAGTTTTACAGCGCTTATACACCTTACCAAGCTGAGGCGAGCCAGGGTACGTTGCAACTGCTTTATGAGTATCAGTCCATGATGACGGAGTTAACCGCCATGGATGTCTCAAACGCCTCTCTCTACGATGGTGCCTCGGGGCTTGCAGAGGCGGTGCTGATGGCGGTACGGGCCAACCGTAAATCAAAGTCGCGCCGGGTGCTAGTGCCGTGGACGGTCCACCCTGCCTATCGTCGGGTGGTGTATAATATCGTCAAAAATCAGGGGGTCGAGCTGGTCGAGCTACCTTTTGATCCCAAGAGTGGCCAAACCGATCCTGCGATCCTGGAGCAGTATAGTGGTGAAGATATCACCGCCCTGGTCATCCCTCAGCCCAACTTCTTCGGTGTATTGGAGGAGGTGGATCTTCTGACTGACTGGGCTTACGACAATAAAACACTGGCTATAGCAGTGGTCAATCCTTTGGCTCTGGCCGTGCTGACTCCTCCGGGGGAGTGGGGTGAACGTGGTGCCAATATCTGTTGTGGTGAGGGGCAGCCCTTGGGTGCACCTCTTTCATCGGGTGGCCCCTATTTTGGTTTTCTCTGTTGCAAGCAGAGCCTAGTACGACAGATGCCGGGGCGCATTATCGGGCGCACTATCGATCTGGACGGTAAACGGGGTTTTACCCTTACCCTGCAGGCCAGGGAGCAGCATATCCGGCGTTCCAAGGCCACATCCAATATCTGTACAAATCAGGGCCTGATGGTGACGGCGGCGACTATCCATATGGCGATGTTGGGCGGGGAGGGGATGGCACGTGCGGCGGCGGCAAGTCATGCCAACACCGCCGTGCTGGTTGAACAGCTCTCGGCTATTCTAGGTGTAAAACCACTGTTCAGCGGTGCGGTATTCCATGAGCGTGTCATCAAACTGCCGACATCGGCCAAAAACGTTCTGCGTTCACTCGCTGCTCATAATGTCCTTGGTGGTTTTGATCTTTCCAAAGACTATCCTGAACTGGGTAATGCCATCCTTGTCTGCGCCACTGAAAAGCGCACACAGGATGAGATGGATAGCTTTTCCCAAAAGCTGGAACGCGTTATCAATCTGCAGGGTGGCACACCCTGTCAGCTGGTCCCCAAAGAGTAATTTTTCATGCTGATATTCGAACACTCAAAAACGGGTCGCCGGGCCACAGCTCAGGCACCCCAGGAACAGGTTGAACTGACAGCAGTTCCAGAACGCTTCAGGCGTGTCAAAAAGGCGCAGTTGCCGGAGGTTTCCGAGATGCAGGCGGTGCGTCACTACACCCGGCTTTCACGGAAGAACTTCTCCATTGATACCGAGTTTTATCCACTGGGCTCCTGCACCATGAAGTACAACCCGCGGGGTTGTAACCAGTTGGCAATGTTGCCCGGTTTTCTCTCTCGTCATCCAGAGGCGCCTGCAACCCATAGCCAGGGTTTTATGGCCTGTATGTATGAACTCCAGGAGATGCTGAAAGATGTGACCGGTATGCGTGCTGTCTCCCTCAGCCCCGCTGCCGGAGCACAGGGTGAATTTGCCGGCGTGGCCATGATAAAGGCCTACCACGATGCCAGAAGTGATAACGAACGGCGCGAAATTCTGGTGCCCGATGCCGCCCACGGCACCAATCCGGCCTCAGCGGTGATGTGCGGCTATAAGGCGCGCGAAATCCCCACCGGTCCCGACGGTGATGTGGATGTGGCGGCACTTGCTGAAGTCGTGGGCCCTCAGACCGCAGGTATCATGCTGACCAACCCCTCTACACTAGGCGTGTTTGACCGGAATATTGTGGAAGTTGCCAGACTGATCCATGAGGCGGGTGGTCTACTCTATTACGATGGTGCCAACCTTAATGCCATCCTGGGTAAAGTAAGGCCAGGTGATATGGGATTTGACGTTATCCATATGAACCTGCACAAAACCTTCTCCACGCCTCATGGCGGCGGTGGACCTGGTGCCGGGCCGGTGGGAGTGAGCCAGCGGCTTGCCCCTTATCTGCCGGTACCGATGGTGGCATACGACGGTGATGAATACACTTGGCTCACAGAGGCGGATTGTCCGGAGTCTATCGGACGGTTGTCGGCGTTTGCGGGTAATGCCGGTGTGCTGTTGCGTGCCTATGTCTATGCCAAGATGCTGGGCCGGGATGGCATGCACCGGGTGGCGGAGTACTCTACGCTGAATGCCAATTATATGCTGAAGCAGCTACAGCGACTGGGTTTTGAGGCGGCCTACCCCGACCGGCGTGCCACCCATGAGTTTATTATCACTCTGCGCCAGCAAGCCAAAGAGCTGGGCGTGAATACCATGGATTTTGCCAAGCGCCTGTTGGACTATGGATTTCACGCTCCCACGACCTATTTCCCGCTACTGATACCGGAATGCCTGTTGATTGAGCCGACTGAGACTGAGGACAAAGCGACTCTGGACGCCTTTATTGAGGTGATGAGGATCATTCTTAAAGAGGCGGAAGAGAATCCCGAGCTGGTAAAGGGTGCCCCTTATTCCCTTCCCGTGAAGCGGCTGGACGATGTCCGGGCAGCGCGTGAACTCGATCTTCGCTGGCAGCCGGAACAGCGTTGATGGCAAGCCAGAAAGCAACG
Proteins encoded in this region:
- a CDS encoding 5-formyltetrahydrofolate cyclo-ligase: MQTPAEIRKQKRLLRRQLTDYEKKSHSEAVAKHFICSSLFLRCKRIALYLATDGELNPEPLLQRARTNGKIIYLPVLRPGTSNSLLFSEFHPRERLIKNRFGIPEPDIRKHKPTPVWGLDIVLLPLVAFDNSGSRQGMGGSYYDRTLSYLKQRNHWRKPTLIGLAHECQRVSCLERRQWDIPLHGIITEDGLQRFSSNIT
- a CDS encoding cell division protein ZapA yields the protein MTQDSIPVTVHILEKEYRVVCPREEEQSLLSSAQFLDEKMREIRSGRKIIGTDRIAVMAALNIAHALLEHKNSKGDSSKTVSLRLRNMQDKIEVALHQENQLEF
- a CDS encoding TIGR02449 family protein; this encodes MRVEDQNTGTELDLRRLEVRVDELIRNLTRITEENRNLRGKQDDLIAERAKLIEKTELAKSRVEAMITRLKSMETHP
- a CDS encoding UPF0149 family protein gives rise to the protein MMSDIPLNYELVARQLASADVELSGAEVHGMLCGLLCSGREDAHVCWSGELLSGQDDGDLLLTECRNTLDQMYRETSSAINGPGLGFTVFLPDDETPVQQRGEAVSDWCQGFLFGVGLSGIDPEAQLSAATREALGDFSEISRLDVAAFGENDEEDDALIEITEFLWVAATLVHSDLVNGPTERS
- the pepP gene encoding Xaa-Pro aminopeptidase translates to MTVAEYKRRRHQLMRMMGSGSIAILPSGPVARRNRDVDYPYRPDSDFHYMTGFPEPDAVAVLIPGRSHAAYVLFCRERNPEKEVWNGARAGQDGARETYAADDSFPIGDLDDILPRMLEQCERVYYAMGCNPELDKRMSEWIKDIRTKPRMEVQGPLEFIALDHYLHDMRLYKSRSEIKAMRTAAKISSKAHKRAMKFCRPGVKEWQVEAEIVHECARAGARDQAYPPIVGGGSNACILHYIENSDELKDGDLLLIDAGCEYTCYASDITRTFPVNGKFTPAQKALYELVLKAQQAAIEKVQPGSHWNDPHDAAVKVITKGLAELGILKGRASTLIRNEHYKQFYKHRTGHWLGMDVHDVGDYKIDGQWRLLEPGMALTIEPGLYIPAGTKGVAKKWWDIGIRIEDDLVVTKDGHDILSKDAPKKVEEIEALMAG
- the ubiH gene encoding 2-octaprenyl-6-methoxyphenyl hydroxylase translates to MKTNFDVIIIGGGMVGASLARALAATNLRIAIIEAASLYSTRQPSYDDRAIALAYGTLLILEGIGVWPELEPDAEPIRHIHISDRGRFGFTRLDHQEQGVAALGYVATGHALGQVLLKGLGQLSNLMLFCPASLNSFDLSADGVEVRISLEEGEQILQGKLLVAADGVNSLVREQLDISIKEWGYGQTAVISNLTPGIEPEGVAFERFTDAGPMALLPLTGGRYGLVWTLDDADLDAVMGLDEAAFLERVQGRFGYRLGQFQKAGKRSCYPLKLVRASEHIRQRVALIGNAAHAVHPITGQGFNLGIRDVAVLADVLVDAAKRGQDIGSLPVLERYADWRKHDQEAVALMTDSLVRIFTNPLLPVRMIRNLSMLALDLMPGPKRFLTRQFMGLNGRLPKLSRGRSLV
- a CDS encoding UbiH/UbiF/VisC/COQ6 family ubiquinone biosynthesis hydroxylase — translated: MSESETEIITCDLAIAGGGMVGCALGCALAEQGFRVAVIELNEPKKDWPVDEVDLRVSALTRASQHILENLGVWEHMKRMRVSPYQEMRVRDAGGQGSIHFDAASIGEPDLGHIVENRVTQLALWERLDEIDGVTRICPDSIEQITLGDKPHYLELKSGKQLRFDLLIGAEGATSPVREMAGITSSGWAYDQHAIVATAWPEQHHGDVARQRFMADGPLAFLPIDDGRCSIVWSTSPAEADRLMALDDDHFCQELAAAGEYMLGRITRVGPRGAFPLRLRNADHYVLPGLALIGDAAHGIHPLAGQGVNLGLMDAATLVDVLVAARAAGHAIGSMATLRRYERARRGATIGMLGAMDFFKRLFSNENPPLTLLRNLGLNLADASGPVKHLMIRRAMGLVGELPSLTMKKF